GGCCGCTGGTCAAGATCATCGACCTGGGTATCGCCAAACGCCGCGGCAGCGACCCGCAGCTGACGGCCAGCGGTATGTTTCTCGGCAAGTTCCGCTATGCCTCGCCGGAACATTTCGGAGCCCAGGGGTCCGGCGGCATCGAAGCACGCAGCGATCTCTACACCTTCGGGTTGGTGCTATACGAGCTACTGACCGGGCAGTATCCGATCCGTGGCGAATCGACCTCCCAGCTGATCGCCGGCCATCTCTTTCAGCCGCCGAGGGACTTCTCCGAGACCGATCCCGGAGGTCGGATACCCGCACCCTTGAGACAGCTGGTGCTCAAGACCCTGGCCAAGGAGCCCACCCAGCGATTCGCCAACGCCGAGGAGCTGATCGCGTGCATCGGCGATCTACGGGCCGACTATCCGGTGAACGAGGCGGTTCTCGAGGAGTCGCGTAGCTTCACCACGGGAGAGGCGCCTCGAGCCGTCTCGGAGCCGGCGGCGATCAGCGTGCCGTCGCCCACGGTGACCGTCGACGCCGAAGCACCGCAGGACCCGCTCGAGCGTCTGGTCACCGA
This window of the bacterium genome carries:
- a CDS encoding serine/threonine protein kinase, which produces MSLPLARIDDQYDIVAKIKKGGMGEIYKVRHRLLDELRVVKVLHPNLVGDSELNERFAREARAAIQLRHPNIVQIFDFTLDDSGAGLIVMEYIRGTDLKQLIARSELPSIALVVEIARQGLRALGYLHRHGFVHRDVSPDNLMLSVDVEGRPLVKIIDLGIAKRRGSDPQLTASGMFLGKFRYASPEHFGAQGSGGIEARSDLYTFGLVLYELLTGQYPIRGESTSQLIAGHLFQPPRDFSETDPGGRIPAPLRQLVLKTLAKEPTQRFANAEELIACIGDLRADYPVNEAVLEESRSFTTGEAPRAVSEPAAISVPSPTVTVDAEAPQDPLERLVT